The sequence below is a genomic window from Verrucomicrobiia bacterium.
GTCGGGGGGTCGCCTGGGCGCAAGCGCCGATAGATGTCCTTGAGGGCTTCCTCCTCGTTTTTTGCGGGGTCTTTCTTCATGCACTTGATAACGATCCCCTCATCGGCAGTCGTATCGACGACTTTGATTTTATGGATACCGAGTTCGGCGATTTGCTTGACGACAGCCTTGGAAAGCGGCTCGAACGCACGGGCCACAACGAGGCTCTTTTCCTCGTCCGTCACATCTTGGATAAGGACTTTATTGGCCAGATCGTCCCGCTTCTCGGCTTCTTTGAGGTTCAGGTCCTCGACATCATAGAAGAGTTTCAGGATTTCCTCATCGGTTCCCCTGAGCGAAGTTTCCTTTCCTTTGCTTTCGCTATCGAGGAAAGCCAGCGCGCGGAAGAAAGTAGTGGTGAGGAACTTGCGCCGGCGCTTCTTGCGGTCCAAATAAACGTATAGCAGATCGCTGGTGTCGAACTGCGCTTCGTACCAGGAGCCCCGGTCCGGGATGATCCGGAAAGAATGCAGTGTTTTGCCGTTGGGATGGATAGTGGCCTCGAACGCCAAACCAGGAGAGCGGTGCAATTGGCTGACGATGACGCGTTCGGCCCCGTTGATGACGAAGGTGCCTTGGGGGGTCATCAAGGGCAGTTCGCCCATGAAAACCTTCTCCTCCTTGGTGCCTTTCTCCTCTTTGAGGAGGAAAGTCACATAAAGAGGCGCCCCGAAAGTCAAGCCCTCGCGGAGGCACTCGAGCCAATCGACTTTGGGCTCGCCGATTTCATAGGAATGAAAGTCCAGGACGCATTTGCCGTCGTAGCTCTCGATGGGGAAGACCTCGGAAAAGACCGCCTGAAGCCCCAGGTTCTTCCGTTTGGAGGGCGGCTGGTCCGCCTGCAGAAACTCCTTATACGAATTGGTTTGCAACTCAATCAGGTTCGGTGGGGCGATAATCTCTTTGATTTTACCGAAATTGATTCGTTCACTGGTTCGCGATGGCATTTGGACCTTTATTTCTTTGTTGGCAAAACGTGCCAGACCGTTAAGTTACTGCTAAACGACAGAAGGCAAGCCCCCCGCGTTCAAGAGCGGGCTTGCCGTAGGCTCGACCACTCATCGTGGTCGCGTTGATTTTCTGTTTTCTAATTGAGAATTTTTGTTTTTCTGCTGAAAGCCAACCCGGGGCGGCTGCAACAACCGGCTGAGCCGCCCTCGGAGAGTGTGCCTCTTATTTTACTTCGACCTTAGCGCCTGCATCTTCAAGTTTCTTTTTGGCCGTGTCCGCCTCAGTCTTGGGCGCCCCTTCCAGCACGGGTTTTGGCGCCCCTTCAACCAGGGCCTTGGCTTCGGCCAGGCCCAGTCCGGCCTTGACCTCACGAACGGCCTTAATTACGGCGATTTTCTTGTCCGCCGGGACCGAGGCGAGGATGACATCAAAGGTAGTCTTAGCCTCAGCGGCAGGAGCGGCTGCAGCGCCTCCCCCCGGGCCGGCGGCTACTGCCACT
It includes:
- the rplL gene encoding 50S ribosomal protein L7/L12, with the protein product MALDKTRIVDELSNATVIEIADLVKELEGKWGVSAAAPVAVAAGPGGGAAAAPAAEAKTTFDVILASVPADKKIAVIKAVREVKAGLGLAEAKALVEGAPKPVLEGAPKTEADTAKKKLEDAGAKVEVK